From the Microthrixaceae bacterium genome, one window contains:
- a CDS encoding DUF4436 domain-containing protein yields the protein MTSVNPKSRTWVKGSPRRPNKTQIVALTVVSLLCLGPVVALIVAMNRPSNPLHLLSEETEIPNDGARVRVTVVSIAPTSGIARVQMSILPSIGLLDGSGLKDPLLLRVNDARGDNTVTFAEGEAVRAVDVSVDLSGNSVERYPFDEYEFGLFFRLELVVSNTEQSADGSVIVTGTTKTESVPITVELAAEVSDFNVDVNELDQDLAVPNEAVGVAYLVHRPLTTTVWAIGVMALMWGLAIVGVMIVWAILIWRIDLPFWAMGYFVGVLFALPPLRDSLPGSPPPGTLLDFVAFYWAVGITGITLITTVGVWLQRAKPEVVAPPAVKKLDAKSNKGSAGDGREDLTTKEHAAITDARPPEPRPDGGGV from the coding sequence GTGACGTCGGTGAACCCCAAGAGTCGAACGTGGGTGAAGGGGTCGCCTCGGCGCCCGAACAAGACCCAGATCGTTGCACTGACGGTGGTGTCGCTGTTGTGTCTGGGGCCGGTGGTCGCCCTCATCGTCGCGATGAATCGGCCGTCGAACCCGCTGCATCTGTTGTCCGAGGAGACCGAGATTCCGAACGACGGAGCGCGGGTGCGGGTCACGGTGGTGTCGATCGCCCCGACGTCGGGCATCGCTCGGGTGCAGATGTCGATCCTGCCGTCGATCGGACTTCTCGACGGCAGCGGTCTCAAAGACCCGTTGTTGCTGAGGGTCAACGACGCCCGAGGCGACAACACGGTCACCTTCGCCGAGGGTGAAGCGGTGCGCGCGGTCGACGTGTCGGTCGACTTGAGCGGCAATTCGGTGGAGCGGTACCCCTTCGACGAGTACGAGTTCGGGTTGTTCTTCCGTCTGGAGTTGGTGGTGAGCAACACCGAGCAGTCCGCGGATGGCAGTGTGATCGTGACCGGCACCACCAAGACCGAATCGGTTCCGATCACCGTCGAACTCGCGGCCGAGGTGAGCGACTTCAACGTCGACGTCAACGAACTCGACCAGGATCTCGCGGTGCCCAACGAGGCGGTGGGCGTTGCGTACCTCGTGCATCGGCCGTTGACGACGACGGTGTGGGCGATCGGGGTCATGGCCCTCATGTGGGGTTTGGCGATCGTCGGCGTGATGATCGTGTGGGCGATTCTCATCTGGCGAATCGACCTGCCGTTCTGGGCGATGGGCTACTTCGTCGGCGTGTTGTTCGCGTTGCCGCCGCTTCGCGATTCCCTACCGGGGTCGCCCCCGCCGGGGACCCTGCTGGACTTCGTCGCGTTCTATTGGGCGGTGGGGATCACCGGAATCACCCTCATCACCACCGTCGGAGTCTGGCTGCAACGGGCCAAGCCGGAGGTGGTGGCCCCGCCGGCCGTCAAGAAGCTCGATGCCAAATCGAACAAGGGCAGCGCCGGCGACGGCCGCGAGGATCTCACGACCAAGGAACACGCGGCGATCACCGACGCCCGGCCGCCCGAGCCTCGGCCCGATGGCGGAGGGGTGTAG
- a CDS encoding sterol desaturase family protein → MSIDPTVAATPWFFATMWLENRWLQRRPDDHTLDAARFERRDTRANLALAVGSVVVPLAYSQVRPHLEVGRGKAAKPLLTLAAAGAAIATVADAVSTRRRRSRRVAAAPDSDRPTTPTERDATERDTVERVGGTAAAAAIGIATVVASATWTERTSPQRLWARRRGDLGTGIAAWTLAIVGWDFIYYWNHRLQHETRFLWAIHVVHHSSERYNLSVALRQPVLDIVGIFVPNGLLAYLGVRPRLIELSRSINLVYQYWVHTEAIDTMGPFEGPMNTPSYHRVHHGVNPNYIDRNHGGIFIVWDRLFGTFRKEEERPTYGLTKNLNTFSLPAIAFREYADIMRDIAQSRRWSERLSYAYRGPGWAYGQHARRAVPAPGPTT, encoded by the coding sequence ATGAGTATCGATCCGACCGTCGCCGCCACGCCGTGGTTCTTCGCCACGATGTGGCTCGAGAACCGTTGGCTCCAACGCCGCCCCGACGACCACACCCTCGACGCCGCCAGATTCGAGCGTCGCGACACCCGGGCGAACCTCGCGCTCGCCGTCGGCTCGGTCGTGGTGCCCCTCGCCTACTCCCAGGTTCGACCGCACCTCGAGGTCGGCCGAGGCAAGGCCGCCAAACCGCTGCTGACCCTGGCCGCGGCCGGGGCGGCGATTGCCACCGTCGCAGACGCAGTATCGACCCGTCGCCGCCGCTCCCGACGAGTCGCCGCTGCCCCCGACAGCGACCGACCGACCACACCCACCGAACGCGACGCCACCGAACGCGACACTGTCGAACGGGTCGGTGGAACCGCGGCCGCCGCGGCGATCGGGATCGCGACGGTCGTCGCGTCCGCAACTTGGACCGAACGGACCTCACCACAGCGGCTGTGGGCCAGGCGTCGCGGCGACCTCGGCACGGGGATCGCCGCCTGGACCCTCGCCATCGTGGGGTGGGATTTCATCTACTACTGGAACCATCGACTCCAGCACGAAACCCGCTTCCTCTGGGCGATCCACGTCGTGCATCACAGCTCCGAGCGCTACAACCTGTCGGTTGCGCTGCGCCAGCCCGTGCTCGACATCGTCGGCATCTTCGTGCCGAACGGACTGCTCGCCTACCTCGGGGTGCGACCACGGCTGATCGAACTGTCCCGATCGATCAACCTCGTCTACCAGTACTGGGTTCACACCGAGGCGATCGACACTATGGGTCCGTTCGAAGGGCCGATGAACACGCCCTCGTATCACCGGGTCCACCATGGCGTGAACCCGAACTACATCGACCGGAACCACGGCGGGATCTTCATCGTCTGGGATCGCTTGTTCGGCACCTTCCGCAAGGAGGAGGAGCGCCCGACCTACGGCCTCACGAAGAACCTCAATACCTTCTCACTGCCGGCGATCGCGTTTCGCGAATACGCCGACATCATGAGAGACATCGCTCAATCCCGTAGATGGAGCGAGCGCCTGAGTTATGCGTACCGCGGACCGGGCTGGGCCTACGGGCAACACGCGCGACGCGCCGTGCCTGCGCCGGGTCCCACGACCTGA
- a CDS encoding sterol desaturase family protein: MAALVVAALAIVGCFAAGAFAWTLGEYLLHSSFHWAKGKGLASREHLGHHVRASWRFDPVLLLAWLGVVLVGAGLAWLGSRWVPSVVAFSFSAGWTVGYFFYEWHHRAAHLRGPRNRWERWLRINHFQHHFGHPTKNQQVTIPLWDHVFGTAYTADVVRVPRRLAMPWLLDEDGNLRPEFVGDYVIVGDDRSTTERGIALDTARAFANLAPTSNDPASEVGARVR; encoded by the coding sequence ATGGCAGCCCTCGTCGTTGCGGCGCTCGCGATCGTCGGTTGTTTCGCGGCGGGTGCGTTTGCGTGGACGCTCGGCGAGTACCTCCTGCATTCGAGCTTTCACTGGGCCAAGGGCAAGGGGCTGGCGTCGCGGGAGCACCTGGGCCACCACGTGCGGGCGAGTTGGAGGTTCGACCCGGTGCTGCTGCTCGCCTGGCTGGGGGTCGTGCTCGTCGGAGCCGGGCTCGCTTGGCTCGGGTCTCGGTGGGTGCCATCCGTCGTGGCGTTCTCCTTCTCTGCGGGGTGGACGGTTGGGTACTTCTTCTACGAGTGGCATCACCGTGCCGCTCACCTGCGCGGGCCGCGGAACCGCTGGGAACGGTGGCTGCGGATCAACCACTTTCAACATCATTTCGGGCATCCGACGAAGAACCAGCAGGTGACGATCCCATTGTGGGACCACGTCTTCGGCACGGCCTACACCGCAGACGTCGTCAGGGTTCCCCGGCGCTTGGCGATGCCGTGGCTCCTGGACGAGGACGGGAACCTGCGTCCCGAGTTTGTGGGGGACTACGTGATCGTTGGCGATGACCGTTCGACGACCGAGCGCGGCATTGCGCTCGACACGGCGAGGGCCTTTGCGAACCTCGCTCCGACGTCGAACGACCCCGCCTCGGAGGTCGGCGCAAGGGTACGCTGA
- a CDS encoding CoA transferase encodes MNDLHGTMNSNEALAAFGDVVDRVSKGHETGSGDPGIQTSALSVSGSRVVWPSSFDITGLALGAVANATLAAARLWELRNDLGTTPRVFVDSRAACAAFALESRFEPIGWERPPIWDPIAGNYQTANGWIRLHTNYASHRSAVEEVLGAHDRAGVQAAVATMDSNELEDAVVDNGGAAAAMRTREQWLGSEAGSATAAPTALATTWARAVAAPKWSGGGAQPFSGVRVVDLTRVIAGPTCTRFLAGYGADVVRVDPRGFEEVTSLLPETTLGKRCAALDLRSPDDRIAFEELVAGADVLVCGLRAAALERLGYGHDRLRTLNPDLIIARENAYGWEGPWVDRRGFDSLVQMSCGIADRERASDGAPGALPVQALDHATGWLLGAAVAQALTQRLVDGRVATIHASLVGMANLLWSLPVPDVEAAPTSLDEIPPVERSTHWGPARVVGPAAGVDGAPQVWAYEAGPLGRHQPRWSN; translated from the coding sequence ATGAACGATCTGCACGGAACCATGAACTCCAACGAGGCTTTGGCGGCCTTCGGTGATGTCGTCGACCGCGTGAGCAAGGGGCACGAGACCGGCTCCGGCGACCCCGGCATCCAAACCTCGGCGCTTTCGGTGAGCGGGTCCCGCGTGGTGTGGCCGTCGTCGTTCGACATCACTGGGCTCGCCTTGGGCGCCGTGGCGAACGCGACGCTGGCGGCGGCACGGCTTTGGGAACTTCGAAACGACCTGGGCACGACACCGCGGGTGTTCGTCGACAGTCGGGCTGCGTGTGCGGCCTTCGCACTCGAGTCGCGTTTCGAGCCCATCGGCTGGGAGCGGCCGCCGATCTGGGATCCGATCGCCGGCAACTATCAGACCGCGAACGGATGGATCCGGCTGCACACGAACTACGCGTCGCACCGATCGGCGGTTGAGGAGGTTCTCGGGGCACACGATCGCGCCGGGGTTCAGGCCGCGGTCGCCACGATGGACTCGAACGAACTCGAAGATGCCGTGGTCGACAACGGGGGAGCGGCTGCGGCGATGCGAACCCGCGAACAGTGGCTGGGCTCCGAAGCCGGTTCGGCCACCGCCGCGCCGACCGCACTGGCGACCACCTGGGCCCGGGCCGTTGCGGCCCCGAAATGGTCGGGCGGCGGTGCGCAGCCGTTCAGCGGAGTGCGGGTGGTCGACCTGACGAGGGTGATCGCCGGGCCGACGTGCACGAGGTTCCTCGCGGGATACGGCGCCGACGTGGTGCGGGTCGACCCCCGAGGATTCGAGGAGGTGACCTCGCTGCTGCCGGAAACGACGTTGGGCAAGCGGTGCGCGGCACTCGACCTTCGAAGCCCAGACGACCGGATCGCTTTCGAGGAACTGGTGGCGGGCGCGGACGTGTTGGTGTGCGGCCTTCGGGCCGCCGCGCTCGAGCGGCTGGGATACGGGCACGATCGACTCCGTACGCTCAACCCGGACCTGATCATCGCGCGGGAGAATGCCTACGGATGGGAGGGGCCGTGGGTCGACCGTCGAGGTTTCGACAGTCTGGTGCAGATGAGTTGCGGCATCGCCGATCGAGAGCGGGCATCGGATGGAGCGCCGGGTGCGCTGCCGGTGCAGGCGCTCGACCACGCGACGGGGTGGCTGCTGGGCGCGGCGGTCGCCCAAGCGCTCACCCAGCGGCTCGTCGACGGTCGGGTCGCCACGATTCACGCATCCCTCGTCGGCATGGCCAACCTGCTGTGGTCGCTACCTGTCCCCGACGTGGAGGCCGCCCCAACCTCGCTCGACGAAATTCCACCCGTCGAGCGGTCGACTCATTGGGGCCCCGCTCGCGTCGTCGGGCCAGCGGCAGGTGTCGATGGTGCGCCCCAGGTGTGGGCCTACGAGGCCGGCCCGCTCGGCCGTCATCAACCTCGCTGGTCGAACTGA
- a CDS encoding SDR family NAD(P)-dependent oxidoreductase, which produces MKEFVDRVAVVTGGGSGIGRATCLALAERGTRVAVVDRSEAAAHETADLVKTIGPAASVHTVDVSDVAQLEALPNEVLEAHGAVNILINNAGVTSAGSFERESVEDLQWIVNINMWGVVHGCRVFLPHLHEADEAHIVNLSSMVGLVGLPHNVAYSLTKGAVRGFTEGLRAELIRTSIGVTTVFPGSINTNITQHARGAERDRLARMGKNRLAPIVMRPPAAVANGIVKGIERNKARVVVGPDAHMVSLITRFAPGRSGLIGRLTSRVAE; this is translated from the coding sequence ATGAAGGAATTCGTGGATCGGGTCGCCGTTGTGACCGGCGGCGGGAGCGGGATCGGCCGAGCGACGTGTCTGGCGTTGGCCGAGCGCGGAACCCGCGTTGCGGTGGTCGACCGGAGCGAGGCCGCAGCCCATGAGACCGCCGACCTGGTCAAGACCATCGGGCCGGCCGCCTCGGTGCACACCGTCGACGTGAGCGATGTCGCTCAGCTCGAAGCGTTGCCGAACGAGGTCCTCGAAGCACACGGTGCGGTGAACATCCTCATCAACAACGCCGGGGTGACCTCCGCTGGTTCGTTCGAACGGGAGTCGGTCGAGGACCTGCAGTGGATCGTCAACATCAATATGTGGGGAGTGGTGCACGGGTGCCGCGTTTTCCTGCCGCACCTGCACGAGGCAGACGAGGCCCACATCGTGAACCTCTCGTCGATGGTCGGACTCGTCGGGCTGCCACACAACGTCGCGTACTCACTGACCAAGGGAGCGGTGCGCGGGTTCACCGAGGGGCTTCGAGCGGAGCTCATCCGTACCAGCATCGGTGTCACCACGGTGTTTCCGGGGTCGATCAACACCAACATCACCCAACACGCGCGGGGCGCGGAACGAGATCGGCTCGCTCGCATGGGCAAGAACCGGCTCGCACCCATCGTGATGCGTCCACCCGCAGCCGTGGCGAACGGCATCGTGAAAGGCATCGAGCGCAACAAGGCCCGTGTCGTCGTCGGTCCCGACGCTCACATGGTCAGCCTGATCACCCGCTTCGCGCCCGGCCGCTCGGGACTCATCGGACGGCTCACCAGCCGCGTCGCCGAGTAG
- a CDS encoding SRPBCC family protein — translation MGKGEIVECERVDLGFLSDAPIKVTVNQVVACTGQRLWDILADGESWTRWVKPIVGVEWTSPKPLGIGTTRTVTMVGGLVGYEEYLAWDAPRHFAFRFNQTTKGGPEAFVEEYRIYDLGNGSCKVSWTMAMRIGGPSARMPGVVAAGMKKANASFLKKLASYAASNPVLADD, via the coding sequence ATGGGTAAGGGCGAAATCGTCGAGTGTGAACGGGTGGATCTGGGGTTCCTCTCGGACGCCCCGATCAAGGTGACGGTGAATCAGGTCGTCGCCTGCACCGGACAACGACTCTGGGACATTCTCGCCGACGGCGAGTCGTGGACCCGCTGGGTCAAGCCGATCGTCGGGGTCGAATGGACCTCGCCGAAACCGCTCGGCATCGGCACCACCCGAACCGTGACCATGGTCGGCGGCCTCGTCGGCTACGAGGAGTACCTCGCGTGGGATGCGCCCCGTCATTTCGCCTTCCGGTTCAACCAGACCACCAAGGGCGGCCCGGAAGCCTTCGTCGAGGAGTACCGCATCTACGACCTCGGCAACGGAAGCTGCAAGGTGTCCTGGACGATGGCGATGCGGATCGGCGGCCCGTCGGCCCGGATGCCGGGGGTCGTCGCTGCGGGCATGAAAAAGGCGAACGCCAGCTTCCTCAAGAAGCTGGCGTCCTATGCCGCGTCGAACCCGGTGCTTGCCGACGACTGA
- a CDS encoding cytochrome P450 → MPNDEFASISLTDPALYDDPWAYYAWLRDEHPVWFDANTNMYAISRHADVIEVSRNTEHFISGLGVRPVNAVPLSIVSMDDPEHTRQRRLLSRGFTPRQVRKMTEHVRELTNEVIDEVEGSGEIDFVGDLAMHVPLMVISELLGIDPSMRRTLYQWSDQMIGAEAAGPDDVEALMAGAEAFEGYTSHIAGLIEARRADPGEDLISILTAAYDAGELKYEEGHLQNYEGGETVSDLSSDELLMFCVLLMVAGNETTRNAIAGGMRAFSQNPDQRDLLIANPDLIDSAVEEIVRFTSPVMNFTRTVAKPITLHGVDLVEGDVVFMLYQSANRDDRVFDNPEEFRIDRNPNPHVAFGFGTHYCMASNLARMEIKVVFEELFRRLPDITLSDPHGPIDRSPSAFVAGIHSLPATFTPVG, encoded by the coding sequence ATGCCCAACGACGAGTTCGCCTCGATCAGCCTCACCGATCCCGCGCTCTACGACGACCCGTGGGCCTATTACGCGTGGCTTCGCGACGAACATCCTGTCTGGTTCGACGCGAATACCAATATGTACGCCATCAGCCGCCACGCCGACGTCATCGAGGTGTCGCGCAACACCGAGCACTTCATCTCCGGGCTCGGTGTGCGTCCGGTCAACGCCGTGCCGTTGTCGATCGTGTCGATGGACGACCCCGAACACACACGTCAACGACGCCTGCTGTCGCGGGGATTCACGCCGCGACAGGTGCGCAAGATGACCGAACACGTTCGGGAACTCACCAACGAGGTCATCGACGAGGTGGAAGGCTCCGGCGAGATCGATTTCGTCGGCGACCTGGCGATGCACGTACCGCTGATGGTGATCTCGGAGTTGCTCGGCATCGATCCGAGCATGCGCCGCACGCTGTACCAGTGGTCCGATCAGATGATCGGCGCCGAAGCGGCGGGCCCCGACGACGTCGAAGCGCTCATGGCGGGTGCCGAGGCATTCGAGGGATACACCAGCCACATCGCCGGGCTGATCGAGGCCCGCCGAGCCGACCCTGGCGAGGATCTCATCTCCATCCTCACCGCTGCCTACGACGCCGGGGAGCTGAAATACGAGGAGGGCCACCTTCAGAATTACGAGGGCGGTGAAACGGTTTCGGATCTCAGCAGCGATGAGCTGCTGATGTTCTGTGTGCTGTTGATGGTCGCCGGCAACGAGACCACCCGCAACGCCATCGCCGGCGGAATGCGCGCCTTCAGCCAGAACCCGGATCAGCGGGACCTGCTGATCGCGAACCCCGATCTGATCGACTCGGCGGTCGAGGAGATCGTCCGCTTCACGAGCCCGGTCATGAACTTCACCCGCACCGTGGCGAAGCCGATCACACTGCACGGGGTCGACCTCGTCGAAGGCGATGTGGTGTTCATGCTCTATCAGTCGGCCAACCGCGACGACCGGGTGTTCGACAATCCGGAGGAGTTCCGGATCGACCGGAACCCGAATCCGCACGTCGCATTCGGGTTCGGCACCCACTACTGCATGGCATCCAACCTCGCCCGCATGGAGATCAAGGTGGTCTTCGAGGAACTGTTCCGGCGACTGCCGGACATCACGTTGAGCGATCCGCACGGCCCGATCGACCGCTCACCCTCCGCCTTCGTGGCCGGCATTCACTCGCTGCCCGCCACGTTCACCCCCGTGGGTTGA
- a CDS encoding globin, whose protein sequence is MATSPLGMPRGVNEPTVYDTVGGEAFFRELVDHFYDNVEADEPLVALYPERDDLGPARERFRLFLSQFFGGPRTYTDTRGHPRLRMRHLPFTVDEDGRDRWLRAMRSAMDVMDIDPAIDATMWEYFVQSAEFMRNDRIPEQD, encoded by the coding sequence ATGGCCACGAGTCCACTCGGAATGCCCCGTGGGGTGAACGAACCCACCGTCTATGACACCGTCGGAGGGGAAGCGTTTTTTCGCGAGCTCGTCGATCACTTCTACGACAACGTCGAGGCCGACGAGCCGCTGGTCGCGTTGTACCCAGAACGCGACGACCTCGGCCCTGCCCGAGAACGATTCCGCCTGTTCCTGAGCCAGTTCTTCGGCGGGCCGCGCACCTACACCGACACTCGCGGCCACCCGCGCCTGCGGATGCGCCACCTGCCCTTCACCGTCGATGAGGACGGTCGCGACCGTTGGCTTCGGGCGATGCGTTCGGCGATGGATGTCATGGACATCGACCCGGCCATCGATGCGACGATGTGGGAGTACTTCGTGCAGAGCGCCGAGTTCATGCGCAACGACCGCATCCCGGAACAGGACTGA